A segment of the Nitrosospira briensis C-128 genome:
TAGTTGCGCACGTGCAATTGGAGCAATTCGTCGTCATGAGGCGCGTTGGCCAGCGAAAAACTCCGGCGCTTGCCATCTTTCATGAGAATATCAATATATTGCCCAGCAAGAAATTGCAACCGCTCGTTAGTTGGCAGCTTCAGGGAAATAACCATTACATCAGGTGCGACTCGCGCCAGTTGCTGGACACGGCACGGCAGTATTTTGACTTTGATATCTTTTATCGCCCCAATTTCCCGACATTCAATTATAAGTTCCGATAGCGGCACGGCACAACAAAACAATGCCATTCCAGACTGTTTCTCCATTTCGGTTAACGCACTTTCGTTATAACTGCCGAAATCTACCTTTCCCTGTATGATTTTGCCCTTGCAAGTCCCACAGGCACCGTTTCGGCAGCCATAAGGAAGCGGAAAACCTTCACGAAGCGCAGCTTGCAGCACGGTTTCGCCGGGTTGAGCGAAAAAGACGTGTCCGCTCGGCTTGATAGTGATTTGATGCGGCATCTGGTTACAAATGAGTCGATAAAGACAGATTAACTGACGGCAAAGAAGATGAACATGACGAAACGGACGCTTTTATTTATTGGTTGCGGCGACATTGCCTTGCGCACAGCGCCCCTGTTACAGGCGCACTACCGGCTACTGGGCTTGCATCGGAGACCTGAGAGCCGCGCCGCATTACGTTTGCATGGGATTACGCCCGTGTCCGGGAATCTCGATATACCGGGCAGCCTTGCCAAACTGGCGGGAATGGCTCATGCAGTTGTTCACCTGGCCCCGCCACCGAGCCGTGGCCAACGAGACACCCGCACCGCAAACCTCCTGGCAGCGCTGACAAAGCGGCCAAAGATGAAGGGGGCAATGTTACCACAACGTCTTGTCTACATCAGTACCAGCGGTGTGTACGGTGATTGCAACGGCGCGCTGGTGGATGAAACCCGTTTGATAAATCCTCAAACCGCGCGCGCGGTGCGTCGTGCCGATGCGGAGACGCAGGTGCGCTATTGGGGACTGCGCAATGGCGTGAGTGTTTCAATCCTTCGCGTGCCTGGGATTTATGCCGGCGATCGCTTGCCGCTGGCCCGGTTGCATGAGCGCGCGCCAGCGTTATTGCCGGAAGAGGATAGCTATACGAACCACATACACGCCGACGACCTCGCCCGCATTATCTCCGCAGCGTTGCACTACGCAAAACCAGGCAGGATTTATCATGCCTGTGACGACTCGAGACTGAAGATGGGAGAATACTTCGATCTCGTGGCGGACCGGTTCGATCTGCCGCGGCCGCCGCGTATCTCCCGGACCGAAGCGGAAAGTTTTATATCCCCAGGTATGCTATCGTTCATGCAAGAATCGCGGCGGCTGGCAAATGTCCGTATAAAGCACGAGTTGCGCGTAAACCTTCGCTATCCCACCGTGGTCGAGTGTTTCGCGCCGAGCGCAGCAAGTACTTCGGAAAATGGGTAAAATCCGGTCTACGGATGATTTTAGTGCCACCAGCACAATCAGCACAATCGCAATGGAGCCCATACTCGTCGTTACCAATTTGCCCGATCAGGCGAGCGCCATGGCCCTTGCCCGCCAACTGGTCGATGAACGGTTGGCGGCCTGCGTTAACGTGCTTGATGGATGCACTTCTGTCTACCGCTGGCAGGGGAAAAACGAAAGTACCCGCGAAGTGCCGATCTTCATTAAAACTCTTGCGCAGCATTATGCGCGGCTGGAGCAGGTGATAAACGCCATGCACCCTTACGAACTACCCGAAATCATTGCTGTCCCAATAAGCAACGGATTGCCTGCTTATTTGAAGTGGATCGCGGACGAAACCTCGGTCTCGGACACAATTGATTAGAACGGATTGCCATGCGCCTGAGTCAATATTTTTTGTTGTTGCTGTGTTTATGCAGTATCAATAGCTTCGCAGAGGAGAGGAAGCCTTTTGGTTTTCTTTCAGGCTTGCAGCAGCTTGGCTCGGGTTTTGAGCAGAATGAACAGGAATTGCTTCCGCCGGATCAGGCTTTCAAATTGACGGTCAAGGTCCGGGATGCAAATACGCTGGTAGCCCAATTCGAACCGGCAAAAAACTATTATCTTTATAAAGACAAGGTTGCGTTCAAGCCGCAGGATGCCGGGACGTCGATCGAAAAAATCTCGCTGCCGCCGGGATCAATAAAAAGCGATGTTACTTTCGGGCAGGTAGAAGTTTTTCACCAGCCATTCGAAGCATTGATTTCCCTGAAACGCGACGCATCGTCAACCGGTAAACTGACTCTCGTCGCTACCTATCAGGGCTGCAATGAGCCGGTAGGCGTTTGCTATGCGCCTATCAATAAGGTAATCGAACTGACGCTGCCGGTGGCGAAAGCCGCCGCCGGCGCAGTGGCCGATGCCATGAGTAGCCCCGCAGTGGCGGCACCATCGGCCGCTTTGAAGCCGGATGCGGCCGCAGAGCTGTTCCCGTCCGCAGGATCACCTGCCATCGAGACGGAATCGAACCGAATAGAGCGGATGTTCGAAAGCGGTAATTTTTGGCTGATTCTGACCGGTTTCTTTGGTATCGGCCTGCTGCTCTCGTTTACTCCCTGCGTATTTCCGATGTTCCCGATTCTGTCCGGCATCATCGCCAGGGGCGGTGCAAATGTCACCAAGACTCACGGATTTCTCTTGTCGCTCGCCTACGTCATGGGGATGGCGATTACATACGCCATCGCCGGCGTGGCGGCGGGGCTTTCGGGCGCAATGCTCTCCGCGGCTTTACAAAATGCCTGGGTGCTGGGCACGTTCGCACTGGTCTTTATAACGCTTGCTCTGTCCATGTTCGGTTTTTATGAGCTGCAATTACCTTCCTTTCTCCAGAGTAAGCTTTCCGAGGAAGCGGGGCATTTAAAAGGCGGGCATCTGACCAGTGTATTTGGCATGGGGGCATTATCGGCATTGATTGTCGGGCCGTGTGTGGCTGCTCCGCTGGCTGGGGCACTGCTTTATATCAGCCAGACCCGCGACATCGTGCTGGGTGGATCGGCGCTGTTCGTCATGGCCTTGGGCATGGGGGTTCCGCTGTTGATATTGGGTGCCTCCGCAGGGGCAATTTTGCCAAAAGCGGGCCCATGGATGGAATCGATCAAGCAATTTTTTGGCGTATTGCTGCTGGGAGTTGCAATATGGCTGATATCGCCGGTCATTTCCGCAGTTGTGCATATGCTGCTGTGGGCGGCCTTATTGATCATCTCGGCCATCTATCTTCACGCGGTTGATCCATTGCGTCCAGGTGCTTCCGGTCTCCAGAAGCTTCTGAAGGGCCTGGGCATGATTGCATTGCTGACCGGGATTGCATTGCTGGTTGGGGTTTTGTCCGGCAGCCGCGATATTTTACAGCCCCTCTCAAAGATAAGTATTGCTGCGGTTGATGCATCCGGGAAAAAACAGGATGTCGCGCAAACGGATCATTTGCCCTTTCAGAGAGTGAAGTCGGTTGCCGAATTTGAGCGGCATGTCCTTCAGTCCAGGAACAAATACGTGATGGTGGATTTCTCAGCGGACTGGTGCATTTCCTGCAAGGAAATGGAGCGCTTCACGTTTTCCGATTCACAGGTACAGTCCCGCCTGAAAGATGTGGTACTGTTGCAGGTCGATGTTACCGACGGGACGCCAGATGACATGGCGTTGCTCAAACGCTTCAAGCTTTTCGGCCCTCCCGGTATTCTGTTCCTTGATCGGGAAGGGCGCGAGGTTCCGGGTATCAGGCTCATAGGATATCAGGACAAGGAAAGCTTTCTGAAGATACTCAACGCAATCCTGGTCTAGCCGTTTCAGAAACGGTTCAACTCATTTGAATGCCATCACTTCGAGTTCGAGAGAGGAGGCGTTCGCCAATTGCCGGCAAGCGGTATATTTTGGACTAACGATTAAATGACGAAATTGCAACAGGCATTATTGTATACAGGTGTCGCAGTACTTGCAGTGACTGCCGGATTTCTGCTGCGTGGTCAGTTGATGAGCAGCGATGCCCAGTCTGGAGCAACTGACGCTGCGGTGGCGAGTAGAGGAGCCGAAGCGATATTTGCCGCAAGCTTGCCTGATTTGCAGGACGAAAGTCAGGCAATATCACAGTGGCGCGGTAAAGTGATGGTAGTTAATTTCTGGGCAAGCTGGTGCGAACCCTGTCGCCAGGAAATTCCCGAGTTCATTGAACTCCAGGAAAAATTCAGGGAAAACGGCCTGGTTTTTATCGGCATTGCAGTGGATCAGAAAGAAAGAGCGGCCGCATTCAGCAAAGAGATCGGTATAAATTATCCCGTGCTAGTGGGAGATATGAAAGCGATGGCACTGGCGGAGGCAGCGGGAAATCGCCAGGGAGCGCTGCCTTTTACGGTCGTTATCGATCGTAACGGAAAAATTATCGGTACGAAATTGGGTCGTCTCAGTCAGGAAAAACTTGAATCCATGTTCAAGCCCTTGCTGTAGAACGGCAGCTTCCTCTGTTCGCCGAAGCTATTGAGTTTTAGCGAAATGATAACGTTTCCATTTGCTGCGGGAAGCGAGACGTCCTGATTCTGAGCTTTATCCTAGCGCCCGGTAGAGATTATAGGAGCTCATGATGACAATCAACGTTCCCACCAGTATCAGTAAAGTTCGTGCATGGAGTTTCTTGCACAGCACTGCCGCAAACGGAGCGGCAAACAAGCCGCCGAATACCAGCCCTATAATGATGGACCACGTATTGGTTTCCATCAGCAATGTAAAAACCGCGGCACCCGTCAGCGTCAGAAAAAATTCAGCGAAATTGACCGAACCGATGGTCGTACGGGGATCGTTTCCTGAGCTGACCAAAGTGGATGTCACCACCGGTCCCCATCCGCCTCCACCCGCCGCATCGACGAATCCGCCAAACAATGCCAATTTTCCGACATGCCTCGGGGAGTCCTTGCGCAAACGCAGCGGGCGAAACGCTTTACTGAGTATGTATAACCCCAGCAGCAGCAAATAAGTGGAAATATACGGCTTGAATATGGTGCCGTCGACCTGGGTAACCAGTACCGCGCCTAATATGCCGCCGAGAATGCCAGGCACCAGCAAACGTACAAATAATTCCTTATTTACATTGCCGAATTTGACATGGGAGATACCCGAAACCCCAGTGGTGAAAATCTCCGCGATATGAACGCTGGCGCTGGCCGCTCCCGGCGTTGCTCCTGTAGCCAACAGAAATGTAGTGGCGGTCACGCCATAAGCCATGCCCAACGCGCCATCCACCACCTGTGCGAGAAACCCGACCATCACCGCAGTCCAGAAAAGCCTGCCGCTGACTGTCTCGCCAATGATTTGCCAACCGCCAAACCAGTTATTGGAAATAAAAAAGCGGCCTGTCAAAAACAGGACCAACGCAATCAACACGGCAACAATAAACCATACGCCGGCTTTGAGGAGAGGATGGGCGCCAGGATGAGAGATGGGTTCCTCGACAGGAGGAAGCCCAAATTGCTGGTGTTCCGTGTTTATTGGATTTCGCGTCAGATCCAGGTTGCGAATCTTCATAAGTCCGGTGCCTCTGCCTCTTCAATTTGCGCACTATACCGACATGAGCAAATATGCAGAAATAACCTAATGGAATATGGTTATGCTTTTGCTTTTACAGGTATGGCCGCAAATAAGCACCGAGCCTTGAAAATACCGAGCCACGAGAATATGGAATAGTGCGTGTTAGCCGATATCGTTCTTATCGTTCATTTCCTGTTCGTGTTGTTTGTTGTCGGCAGCCTGCCGTTGATATGGATAGGCCAATGGATGAGACTGGATTTTGTGCGAAATCTCCGGTTTCGGCTTGCGCACATGGCCGCCATCCTGTTCGTGGTAGTCGAGGCTTTCGTCGGCATGGTATGTCCGCTTACGTTATTGGAAGACAGGCTGCGTGGAGCGGAAAGCGGCGGTAATTTCATCCAGCGCTGGCTGCACCGCATACTTTTCTATGATGTGCCGGAATGGATGCTGACAATGATTTATATACTTTTTGCGATTCTGGTCATCATTACTTTCAAGTTGCTTCCGCCACGTCCTCGCAAACGTCACCCATGAGCCTGGTCCAGGTTTACTGCAATAATTGACCGGACTTTACGTGCAGGGTAAAGTTGGCGAGGAAGATTGATCCAACTCTTAAAATCCGCGCAATTGCTGCCCAGATTGCCTCTCAGGATAAACGCGCCACCATGACCCCGATAACGCTGCTGCACCGTTTCAAAAGCCACCGACGCCTGGTTATCGGTCTGGGCAGTTTAGTTGCCATCATTGTGCTATTCGGGCTGCTCGGTTATTTCTGGCTGCCGGGGTACGCCAAGACGAAGCTTGAAACCTTGTTGACAGAAGCCGTGCATCGTCCTGTGACAGTGCAGTCAATCGACATTCAACCCTATACGCTGGAATTAACCGTGCGCGGTTTTCGCGTGGGTGAAAAGGAGACGGATGTCGATGCGGAGAAGGCACTTTTTTCCGTTGACGAACTGTACGTCAATCTTAGCGCTGCTTCGATTGCGCGGCGTGCGCCGGTGATCAGTTCCGTATCAATAAAAGCGCCAGCGCTGCGTCTGGTTCGCGAAGACGAAAACCGCTTCAATATCACGGACCTGATAGAAGACTTCATGAATAAGCCGGAGGAGGGCGGTAAAACCATGTTTTCGGTGAGTAATATCGTCATTGACGGCGGCCACTTCGAATTCGTCGATCGGCTCAAGAAAAGCCATCAGGACATATCCGAGATTACTGTTGGGATACCCTTCATTGCGAATTTTGAAAATGACGAGGAAAGCTGGGTGGAACCGCACTTCAGCGCCAAGATCAATGGCGCTCCGCTCACTCTGGGAGGAAAGCTGCGTCCCTTCACGCAAAATCGGGAAGCCACACTCGAACTCAAGCTCAAAGACGTCGATTTGACGCGAATAGACGAATATTCGCCCGTCCCACTCGGCATCAGCCTCTTGTCCGGCTATTTTGATAGCGACTTATTGCTGACGTTTACCCAGGTCGATGGGCAAGCGCCAAATATGGTATTGACGGGCCAAGCCGCGCTGCGGAAGTTTGAGATAGAGAATCGCGCGGTGGAAGTGCCCTATACCGCGAAACTCGAGCAGCTCGACCTTAAATTGACCGAGATCAATCTGAACGGGCTGAAGCCTTCACATATTGCACTGGCGTTGGCTGAAGTCGCGTTAATTCGCAAGGGAGATCCGGAACCAGTCCTGAGCCTGCCCAAGCTAAACCTGGATAAGGTCGCGATCGATACCGGGCGCCAGAGTGTCGCGCTGGGTGCGTTGACGCTCGATCACTTCAAGGGTTCTATGCGTCGTGAAGCGGATGGCCGGCTCGATCTCGTCAAGTTTTTTTCCGCACCGCCGGGCAAAGCGGAGTCGAAACCGGAGGCGACCCCTGCCACCACGAAGAAAAGCAAGCCATGGACCGCTCAGCTTGGCAGCTTGCAATTGATAGCCGCGGCACTGCGCTTTGAAGATCGCACGCTGCCAAACGTGGTGCCGATGGTCGTCAATCCTCTGGATTTAACCCTATCCAATATCGACTTGAACGGTGCAACACCGCTCAAGCTGGCATTGAAGGCCGAGGTAAATAAAAACGGGAGCCTCGAGACAAATGGGTCCTTGGCATGGGCGCCGTTGATGGCTGATCTTGCTATAAATGCCAAGAATATTGATCTTGTCGCGCTGCAAGGCTGGGCTGGCGATCAGTGGAATGCCTTGCTGACGAGTGGTTCGATATCCTTCGATGGCAACGTCAAGGCCGATGGGTCACCGCTGAAAGTGGCACTGAACGGCGAAAGCCGTTTCACCAATTTTAACGTTCTACAAAAGACAAACATGGCGGATCTTTTGCGATGGCGAAGCCTCGATATCGGCGGCATACAGTTCGTCAGTGATCCGCTTCGTGTCGATATCAAGTCGATTGCGATTGCCGACTTCCTCGCTCACGTGTTGCTTACTCCGCAAGGAGAACTCAATTTCAAACATATCGCCGTTCAAAACGATGGCGGAGAACGATTCGGGCAAACAGCCCCGATTACGCCGCCTGTAGCGCAACAGCAAGCAACTTCCAACGTCGCCGCAAAGACCGTTTCGGAGAATTCTTCCAAATCATCGACCAAGAAGCCTCTGCCTGTTTATATCGGTCGTATTGTAATGACCGGAGGCAACGTTAATTTCCATGACCAGTTCATCAAACCCAACTACCGCGCCAAGCTGACGGGACTTGCCGGCCGTGTTGGTCCCCTTGATCCGCGGAAGCCCGGTGAAATCGATATCCGCGGAGCGGTGGACAAAACCGCACCGCTAAGAATCGTGGGCAAGGTCAATACCCTTGGCAATGAACTTTTCCTCGACCTCACGGCGAGCGCGAAGGGGATCGATATGCCGACCTTCAGTCCCTATTCCGGTAAGTACATCGGTTACGCAATCGAAAAAGGCAAGCTTTCGGTTGATATACATTATCACGTTGAAAAAGGGGAGTTGACAGCGGAAAACAACGTTTTCCTCGATCAATTAACCCTTGGCGAAAAAGTCGAAAGCCCGGATGCGCTGTCGATCCCGGTGAGTCTGGCGCTGGCGTTATTGAAAAACCAGCGAGGAGAAATCGATGTTCACCTGCCGATAAGCGGCTCCATCAATGATCCGGAATTCAGCATAGGCGGGTTGATCGTCAAGGTCTTCATTAATTTGATTACAAAAGCTGCGACCGCGCCTTTTGCTATGCTGGGTTCGCTCTTCGGTGGCGAAGAGTTATCGGAGATAGATTTTTCGCCGGGTTATGCGCAGGTTACGCCTGAAGCCGAAAAACGTCTTGAATTATTATCCAAGGCGTTGATAGACCGGCCCGCACTCAAACTCGAGATTACAGGCCGAGCCGATCCAGCACATGATCCGGATGCCTTGAAGCGCATGATACTTGAGCGTACCGTAAAAGCGCAGAAGCTATCGGAAAGCGTCAAAAAAGGAGAAACGGTCGCATCGCTCGATGACGTTGAGCTCAAGCCCGATGAGTATGAAAAATACCTGACGGTGATCTATAAGGATTCGAAATTCGCGAAGCCGAAAAATATGATTGGTCTTTCGAAGAGCCTGCCAGTACCGGAAATGGAGCAGTTGATGCTGGCAAATATCGATGCTGGAGATAGCGAAATGCGCGAACTTGCCGAGCTTCGGGCCGAAGCCGCGCGGGACTGGCTCGTTGGGCAAGGCGGTGTTCCAAACGAGCGAGTATTTGTGCTTGCGCCGAAAGTCGAGCCGGAAGCCAGTAGCCAGAAATCGGGAAGCCGGGCAGAATTCTCGCTCAAGTAAATGCTGCCCAGCCATGGCCGCGAAGATTCCCGAAAATTACCCGGAAATCTTCGCGGCCATGTTGTCTTCGACCTATACCCTGCTGCCTTAAAACTCGACTTGAACCTGTGTCAAGAAAGAACTCAGGTCAGCCTTGTTAAAACCGGCGGTACGAGGAATGGCGGATCCTGCCGTGTTCACATTTAGAACGTGAACAATG
Coding sequences within it:
- a CDS encoding TlpA family protein disulfide reductase; this encodes MTKLQQALLYTGVAVLAVTAGFLLRGQLMSSDAQSGATDAAVASRGAEAIFAASLPDLQDESQAISQWRGKVMVVNFWASWCEPCRQEIPEFIELQEKFRENGLVFIGIAVDQKERAAAFSKEIGINYPVLVGDMKAMALAEAAGNRQGALPFTVVIDRNGKIIGTKLGRLSQEKLESMFKPLL
- a CDS encoding DUF748 domain-containing protein, which encodes MTPITLLHRFKSHRRLVIGLGSLVAIIVLFGLLGYFWLPGYAKTKLETLLTEAVHRPVTVQSIDIQPYTLELTVRGFRVGEKETDVDAEKALFSVDELYVNLSAASIARRAPVISSVSIKAPALRLVREDENRFNITDLIEDFMNKPEEGGKTMFSVSNIVIDGGHFEFVDRLKKSHQDISEITVGIPFIANFENDEESWVEPHFSAKINGAPLTLGGKLRPFTQNREATLELKLKDVDLTRIDEYSPVPLGISLLSGYFDSDLLLTFTQVDGQAPNMVLTGQAALRKFEIENRAVEVPYTAKLEQLDLKLTEINLNGLKPSHIALALAEVALIRKGDPEPVLSLPKLNLDKVAIDTGRQSVALGALTLDHFKGSMRREADGRLDLVKFFSAPPGKAESKPEATPATTKKSKPWTAQLGSLQLIAAALRFEDRTLPNVVPMVVNPLDLTLSNIDLNGATPLKLALKAEVNKNGSLETNGSLAWAPLMADLAINAKNIDLVALQGWAGDQWNALLTSGSISFDGNVKADGSPLKVALNGESRFTNFNVLQKTNMADLLRWRSLDIGGIQFVSDPLRVDIKSIAIADFLAHVLLTPQGELNFKHIAVQNDGGERFGQTAPITPPVAQQQATSNVAAKTVSENSSKSSTKKPLPVYIGRIVMTGGNVNFHDQFIKPNYRAKLTGLAGRVGPLDPRKPGEIDIRGAVDKTAPLRIVGKVNTLGNELFLDLTASAKGIDMPTFSPYSGKYIGYAIEKGKLSVDIHYHVEKGELTAENNVFLDQLTLGEKVESPDALSIPVSLALALLKNQRGEIDVHLPISGSINDPEFSIGGLIVKVFINLITKAATAPFAMLGSLFGGEELSEIDFSPGYAQVTPEAEKRLELLSKALIDRPALKLEITGRADPAHDPDALKRMILERTVKAQKLSESVKKGETVASLDDVELKPDEYEKYLTVIYKDSKFAKPKNMIGLSKSLPVPEMEQLMLANIDAGDSEMRELAELRAEAARDWLVGQGGVPNERVFVLAPKVEPEASSQKSGSRAEFSLK
- a CDS encoding SDR family oxidoreductase, with protein sequence MTKRTLLFIGCGDIALRTAPLLQAHYRLLGLHRRPESRAALRLHGITPVSGNLDIPGSLAKLAGMAHAVVHLAPPPSRGQRDTRTANLLAALTKRPKMKGAMLPQRLVYISTSGVYGDCNGALVDETRLINPQTARAVRRADAETQVRYWGLRNGVSVSILRVPGIYAGDRLPLARLHERAPALLPEEDSYTNHIHADDLARIISAALHYAKPGRIYHACDDSRLKMGEYFDLVADRFDLPRPPRISRTEAESFISPGMLSFMQESRRLANVRIKHELRVNLRYPTVVECFAPSAASTSENG
- the dsbD gene encoding protein-disulfide reductase DsbD, producing the protein MRLSQYFLLLLCLCSINSFAEERKPFGFLSGLQQLGSGFEQNEQELLPPDQAFKLTVKVRDANTLVAQFEPAKNYYLYKDKVAFKPQDAGTSIEKISLPPGSIKSDVTFGQVEVFHQPFEALISLKRDASSTGKLTLVATYQGCNEPVGVCYAPINKVIELTLPVAKAAAGAVADAMSSPAVAAPSAALKPDAAAELFPSAGSPAIETESNRIERMFESGNFWLILTGFFGIGLLLSFTPCVFPMFPILSGIIARGGANVTKTHGFLLSLAYVMGMAITYAIAGVAAGLSGAMLSAALQNAWVLGTFALVFITLALSMFGFYELQLPSFLQSKLSEEAGHLKGGHLTSVFGMGALSALIVGPCVAAPLAGALLYISQTRDIVLGGSALFVMALGMGVPLLILGASAGAILPKAGPWMESIKQFFGVLLLGVAIWLISPVISAVVHMLLWAALLIISAIYLHAVDPLRPGASGLQKLLKGLGMIALLTGIALLVGVLSGSRDILQPLSKISIAAVDASGKKQDVAQTDHLPFQRVKSVAEFERHVLQSRNKYVMVDFSADWCISCKEMERFTFSDSQVQSRLKDVVLLQVDVTDGTPDDMALLKRFKLFGPPGILFLDREGREVPGIRLIGYQDKESFLKILNAILV
- the cutA gene encoding divalent-cation tolerance protein CutA → MEPILVVTNLPDQASAMALARQLVDERLAACVNVLDGCTSVYRWQGKNESTREVPIFIKTLAQHYARLEQVINAMHPYELPEIIAVPISNGLPAYLKWIADETSVSDTID
- a CDS encoding sulfite exporter TauE/SafE family protein, encoding MKIRNLDLTRNPINTEHQQFGLPPVEEPISHPGAHPLLKAGVWFIVAVLIALVLFLTGRFFISNNWFGGWQIIGETVSGRLFWTAVMVGFLAQVVDGALGMAYGVTATTFLLATGATPGAASASVHIAEIFTTGVSGISHVKFGNVNKELFVRLLVPGILGGILGAVLVTQVDGTIFKPYISTYLLLLGLYILSKAFRPLRLRKDSPRHVGKLALFGGFVDAAGGGGWGPVVTSTLVSSGNDPRTTIGSVNFAEFFLTLTGAAVFTLLMETNTWSIIIGLVFGGLFAAPFAAVLCKKLHARTLLILVGTLIVIMSSYNLYRALG
- a CDS encoding DUF2784 domain-containing protein, with translation MLADIVLIVHFLFVLFVVGSLPLIWIGQWMRLDFVRNLRFRLAHMAAILFVVVEAFVGMVCPLTLLEDRLRGAESGGNFIQRWLHRILFYDVPEWMLTMIYILFAILVIITFKLLPPRPRKRHP